One part of the Dermacentor andersoni chromosome 2, qqDerAnde1_hic_scaffold, whole genome shotgun sequence genome encodes these proteins:
- the LOC126542972 gene encoding replication factor C subunit 4, with the protein MHAFLKTANPNLILPKEKTKESKPAPKKPVHIPWVEKYRPKTVDDVAHQDEVVSVLKKSLQGADLPNLLFYGPPGTGKTSTILALARELFGDMYKSRILELNASDERGIQVVREKIKTFSQLTASATAPDGKPCPPFKIIILDEADSMTASAQAALRRTMEKETKTTRFCLICNYISRIIDPLTSRCSKFRFKPLPKEVLIERLRSICTAEGVQCDDQVLDFLMDACEGDMRRAITLFQSVSRLKCDEPVTSHDVAEVAGVIPKQCVDGLLTCCASNSYEKLSTTVEGLVLEGFAASQLFSQLHDAIVLNNKYNDKQKSAMAEKLAICDHRLLEGADEYLQIMDLCVTIMNQICSVQH; encoded by the exons ATGCACGCTTTTTTGAAAACAGCCAACCCAAACTTAATCCTTCCCAAGGAGAAAACCAAGGAGTCGAAACCGGCACCCAAGAAACCAGTGCACATCCCATGGGTGGAAAAATA CCGGCCCAAAACTGTAGACGATGTGGCCCACCAAGATGAAGTGGTCTCCGTCCTAAAAAAGTCACTTCAAGGAGCCGAT CTCCCAAATCTTCTGTTCTACGGGCCTCCAGGAACAGGAAAGACATCTACTATACTTGCCCTGGCCAGAGAACTCTTTGG AGACATGTACAAAAGCCGCATTTTGGAACTAAATGCTTCTGACGAACGTGGCATCCAGGTTGTCCGTGAGAAAATCAAAACCTTTTCACAGCTTACAGCAAGTGCCACGGCTCCCGA TGGGAAACCATGTCCACCATTCAAGATTATAATTCTAGATGAAGCAGATTCCATGACAGCAAGTGCTCAG gcAGCCTTGCGTCGTACCATGGAAAAGGAAACCAAGACAACTCGTTTTTGCCTTATCTGTAACTACATAAGCAG AATCATAGATCCACTGACGTCTCGTTGCTCAAAGTTTCGATTCAAGCCTTTGCCTAAGGAAGTTCTAATAGAACGCCTTCGCAGCATATGCACAGCTGAAGGGGTTCAATGCGATGATCAG GTACTGGATTTCCTTATGGATGCTTGTGAAGGAGACATGCGAAGAGCAATCACCCTTTTCCAAAGTGTTTCTCGGCTTAAATGTGATGAGCCTGTAACATCGCATGATGTGGCTGAAGTTGCTGGG GTTATTCCAAAGCAGTGCGTCGATGGCCTGCTTACCTGTTGTGCATCGAATTCATATGAGAAGCTCAGCACAACAGTTGAG ggcCTCGTGCTTGAAGGTTTTGCAGCATCGCAACTTTTCAGCCAGCTGCACGATGCTATTGTGTTGAACAACAAATACAATGACAAACAAAAGTCAGCAATGGCCGAGAAACTTGCC ATATGCGACCACAGACTGCTTGAAGGTGCTGACGAGTACCTCCAAATAATGGACCTGTGCGTCACAATCATGAACCAAATTTGCAGTGTCCAGCATTAG